Proteins from a genomic interval of Bdellovibrionota bacterium:
- a CDS encoding site-specific integrase produces the protein REWKETGTNGPLVFHMEGEPMRYNAVQSAYKKAFRALKLPVRSTHVLRHSFATIYADQTNDIRATQAAMGHKDLRVTQHYAKVAEKNQRKAIHDFAFGRKKTTDESPPPVASNVIPLVIKKQTA, from the coding sequence TCGAGAGTGGAAAGAAACGGGAACCAATGGGCCGCTCGTCTTTCACATGGAGGGCGAGCCGATGCGGTACAACGCGGTTCAAAGCGCTTATAAGAAAGCGTTTCGCGCGTTGAAACTCCCTGTTCGGTCCACGCACGTTCTGCGGCATTCGTTCGCAACGATCTACGCGGATCAGACGAACGACATCCGAGCGACGCAAGCGGCGATGGGACACAAAGATCTCCGCGTCACGCAGCACTACGCGAAGGTCGCCGAAAAGAACCAACGCAAAGCGATTCACGATTTTGCGTTCGGGAGAAAGAAGACGACCGATGAAAGTCCGCCACCAGTGGCGAGCAATGTCATTCCTCTGGTGATCAAAAAGCAAACCGCCTAA
- a CDS encoding AAA family ATPase, which yields MCERKSNLRIVGLTGRNASGKGEIARILREQGYVYRSLSDILREEATVRNLPASREILISLGKELREKEGPGTLAIRTLAHLSIGNYVIDSIRSPEEIRNLRDTGHFLLLGVDAPIEIRFQRATQRGRMENARTLQEFQEMENRERSDNPFSQQLDHCMEMVDELILNDTTLTDLKRKVRGILQKHRFPSN from the coding sequence TTGTGCGAGAGGAAGAGTAATCTTCGGATCGTCGGCCTGACGGGAAGAAACGCCTCCGGCAAGGGGGAAATTGCCCGAATTCTTCGGGAACAGGGTTACGTCTATCGATCGTTGTCCGATATTTTGCGCGAAGAAGCGACCGTCCGAAACCTACCGGCATCTCGCGAAATTTTGATCTCTCTCGGCAAAGAACTTCGAGAAAAGGAAGGGCCCGGCACACTGGCCATCCGCACGCTGGCTCATCTTTCAATTGGCAATTACGTCATCGACTCCATCCGGAGTCCCGAAGAGATTCGGAACCTCAGAGACACGGGACACTTTCTTCTGCTGGGTGTCGACGCCCCGATTGAGATTCGTTTTCAACGAGCTACCCAAAGAGGCCGAATGGAAAATGCGCGGACCCTTCAAGAGTTTCAGGAAATGGAAAATCGCGAGCGTTCCGACAATCCGTTTTCACAGCAACTCGATCATTGTATGGAGATGGTCGACGAACTGATTCTCAACGACACAACCCTGACCGATCTTAAGCGCAAGGTGCGGGGCATACTCCAAAAACACCGATTCCCGTCGAATTGA